From Denitrovibrio acetiphilus DSM 12809, the proteins below share one genomic window:
- a CDS encoding DNA-J related domain-containing protein, which yields MTLENLLTQLDTDALKDLIETETVYESKMLKTSFSDISITGMPAVELYRLHFALFHKLYKLQNEYAEIGKYLHVHFMRTGVFDYPGKGQCAYFHDETMSFCGEAVADGSEHCALHNELLGDTAVESISLKYFYLDGKNYDRLNSVTAESLLSGAWEILSSENNLDDSYRTLGLYGHENSRTVKTRFHELCKKHHPDQGGNVEKFMNINRAYRFVIKWLEDSAQLSDN from the coding sequence ATGACACTGGAAAACCTTCTGACACAGCTAGATACAGATGCACTTAAAGACCTTATCGAAACTGAAACCGTTTATGAAAGCAAGATGCTGAAAACATCCTTCAGCGATATAAGCATAACAGGAATGCCCGCCGTGGAACTATACAGGCTGCACTTTGCCCTGTTCCACAAGCTCTACAAACTGCAAAACGAATATGCTGAAATAGGTAAATACCTGCATGTTCACTTCATGCGCACAGGTGTTTTTGACTACCCTGGAAAGGGTCAGTGCGCCTACTTCCATGACGAAACAATGTCATTTTGCGGAGAGGCTGTTGCTGATGGTTCCGAACACTGCGCACTCCATAACGAACTGCTTGGAGATACCGCAGTGGAATCTATCTCTTTGAAATACTTCTATCTCGACGGTAAGAACTACGACAGGCTGAACAGTGTCACAGCGGAAAGCCTTTTATCCGGCGCCTGGGAGATTCTAAGCTCTGAAAACAACCTTGATGACTCATACAGAACCCTAGGTCTTTACGGACACGAAAACAGCCGTACTGTCAAAACCAGATTCCATGAATTATGCAAAAAACACCACCCGGACCAGGGAGGAAATGTTGAAAAATTTATGAACATAAACAGAGCCTACAGGTTCGTCATAAAATGGCTGGAAGACTCAGCACAGCTCTCTGACAACTAG
- a CDS encoding ABC-F family ATP-binding cassette domain-containing protein: MNLISVDKITKTAGDKELFTDISFGIDAGQKTALIGVNGCGKSTLLKMIAGFIQPDNGLISRNRECRINYLPQIPEHNPDDTILGYIMSGESDLVKLIRHYEELCANPADTDKYKNDLDHTMEEMNKLDAWQYEHEVKSILGELGINDVSLKMGTLSGGMIKKAALAQALIDEGNLLILDEPTNHLDIETVDWLQTHLSKTTKSILMVTHDRYFLDSICNNIIEIDRGGIFTFGGNYSYYLEKKAEMEESLARAEDRTQNILRNELKWLRRGAKARSTKQKARKDRIEQMQNRPKLLKQQDIELEIEGKRLGKQILEVEDISKSYEGRQVIKPFSYTFKHMESLGVVGPNGAGKSTFIRLITSEEPTDTGELRKGLNTTFAVFDQHSKALNPDKRLIDVVKDEKETIILPNGKSISAGQMLEKFLFPSMMHHTPVHKLSGGEKRRLHLVLILMQNPNFLILDEPTNDLDIKTLSVLEDFLVGFPGCLLVVSHDRCFMNRVADNLLIFDGEGNIETFFGDYDDYIEEKREREAAKKKEIKEKQTPEPEKKKNKLTYMEKKELESIEPAIEKLESELAVQQAVLAKGGSNYTELAEAQERIDEIEMEILEKMERQEFLMEKE, from the coding sequence ATGAACCTTATATCCGTTGATAAAATAACTAAAACTGCCGGAGACAAAGAACTTTTTACAGACATCTCATTCGGTATTGATGCAGGACAAAAAACAGCACTCATTGGCGTCAACGGCTGCGGAAAATCCACTCTGCTCAAAATGATAGCGGGATTTATCCAGCCGGACAACGGGCTAATCTCCCGCAACAGAGAGTGCAGAATCAACTATCTCCCACAGATACCCGAGCATAACCCGGACGACACAATCCTTGGCTACATTATGTCCGGCGAATCAGACCTTGTAAAGCTCATCCGTCACTACGAAGAGCTGTGTGCAAATCCTGCAGATACAGATAAATACAAAAACGACCTCGACCACACTATGGAAGAGATGAATAAACTCGATGCATGGCAGTATGAGCATGAAGTCAAGTCCATACTGGGTGAGCTCGGGATAAATGACGTTTCACTGAAAATGGGTACACTGTCCGGCGGCATGATAAAAAAAGCGGCTCTGGCACAGGCTCTGATAGATGAAGGCAATCTGCTGATTCTGGACGAACCGACCAACCATCTGGATATAGAAACCGTAGACTGGCTCCAGACACACCTGAGCAAAACGACAAAGTCTATCCTCATGGTTACCCACGACAGATACTTTCTGGACTCGATATGCAATAATATCATAGAGATAGACCGTGGAGGCATATTCACCTTCGGCGGTAACTATTCATATTATCTGGAAAAGAAAGCAGAGATGGAAGAGAGCCTCGCCCGTGCGGAAGACAGAACACAAAACATACTTAGAAATGAACTTAAATGGCTGAGAAGAGGCGCAAAAGCACGATCCACAAAACAAAAAGCACGTAAAGACCGTATCGAACAGATGCAAAACAGACCAAAACTTCTGAAACAGCAGGATATCGAACTGGAGATAGAGGGGAAACGCCTCGGCAAACAGATTCTTGAGGTGGAGGATATATCTAAATCCTATGAAGGCAGGCAGGTTATCAAGCCTTTCTCGTATACTTTCAAACACATGGAGAGCCTCGGTGTGGTCGGTCCAAACGGTGCTGGGAAAAGTACATTTATAAGGCTGATAACATCAGAAGAGCCTACCGACACCGGCGAGTTACGCAAGGGGCTTAATACCACATTTGCGGTTTTTGACCAGCACAGCAAAGCTCTCAACCCCGACAAACGCCTTATAGATGTTGTAAAAGATGAAAAAGAAACCATCATACTCCCAAACGGGAAATCAATAAGCGCAGGGCAGATGCTTGAGAAATTTCTGTTCCCTTCCATGATGCACCATACACCGGTACATAAACTGTCCGGCGGAGAGAAACGCAGACTGCACCTTGTCCTCATACTGATGCAGAACCCTAACTTTCTCATTCTGGATGAACCCACCAATGACCTCGACATAAAAACACTGTCCGTTCTTGAGGATTTCCTCGTGGGCTTCCCCGGGTGTCTCCTTGTGGTTTCCCACGACAGGTGTTTTATGAACCGTGTGGCGGACAACCTGCTAATCTTTGACGGTGAAGGTAACATTGAAACGTTCTTCGGTGACTACGACGACTATATAGAAGAGAAACGTGAACGGGAAGCAGCGAAGAAGAAAGAGATAAAAGAAAAACAAACACCCGAACCGGAAAAGAAAAAAAATAAACTGACATATATGGAGAAGAAAGAGCTGGAGTCCATTGAGCCGGCTATAGAGAAGCTGGAGTCTGAGCTTGCCGTCCAACAGGCAGTTCTTGCAAAAGGCGGCTCGAACTATACGGAGCTGGCAGAGGCACAGGAGCGCATCGACGAGATCGAAATGGAAATACTCGAAAAGATGGAAAGACAGGAATTTCTGATGGAAAAAGAATAA
- a CDS encoding glycogen-binding domain-containing protein, with translation MSDRNILISQYIDNELNISEKIDFVKEVNNDDSYFSSALGMLEMEMTMSHTISPPPIPDISASSKSKLNITRIASFTALAASLIVMLRVFFFAPDHMPEIRTAHRFVLYHPEASQVEVTGTFSGWQPISMYNAGNGYWQITMPLNKGEYVYTYLINGRTTLPDPTVHAKQNDGFGGENSVISVGERI, from the coding sequence ATGAGTGATAGAAACATTCTGATCAGCCAGTACATAGACAATGAACTGAATATCAGTGAAAAAATAGATTTTGTAAAAGAGGTGAACAATGACGACAGCTACTTTTCAAGTGCACTTGGTATGCTTGAAATGGAGATGACTATGTCGCATACCATATCACCACCGCCTATCCCTGACATAAGTGCAAGTTCCAAGAGTAAGCTGAACATAACTCGCATCGCTTCTTTCACAGCACTTGCCGCATCACTTATCGTAATGCTCAGAGTTTTCTTTTTCGCACCGGATCATATGCCGGAAATAAGAACAGCTCACAGGTTTGTTCTCTATCATCCAGAAGCTTCTCAGGTTGAAGTTACCGGGACATTCTCCGGCTGGCAGCCTATTTCCATGTACAACGCAGGTAATGGATATTGGCAGATAACCATGCCTCTCAATAAGGGTGAATATGTTTATACATACCTTATAAACGGCAGAACCACTCTACCTGACCCCACTGTTCATGCCAAGCAAAACGATGGTTTCGGCGGAGAAAATTCTGTAATAAGTGTCGGAGAAAGGATTTGA
- a CDS encoding RNA polymerase sigma factor, protein MKRNKQLLSFFNEYQGRLFGYLMKMTLNRPDAEDIFQDTFIKYADKYPMEQSPALLYTIARNIFLDKIRKKVNKTNSYENAPVNKNSPEECLISKNATQRILSLLKKLPEEDRELLSMAGSDGLAYSEIAKVKNMTVANIKVRIYRARLKLKTMMEAEDE, encoded by the coding sequence ATGAAGCGAAATAAACAATTACTGAGTTTTTTTAACGAATACCAAGGGAGGCTGTTTGGATATCTGATGAAAATGACATTAAACCGACCGGACGCAGAGGATATCTTTCAGGACACTTTCATCAAGTATGCTGACAAATACCCTATGGAACAAAGTCCGGCTCTACTTTACACTATAGCAAGAAATATTTTCTTAGATAAAATACGCAAAAAAGTAAACAAGACGAATTCATACGAAAATGCACCTGTAAACAAAAACAGTCCAGAAGAATGCCTTATATCCAAAAATGCAACTCAAAGGATATTGTCTCTGCTGAAGAAATTGCCGGAGGAAGACAGGGAACTTTTATCTATGGCTGGCTCAGACGGACTTGCATATTCAGAAATAGCAAAGGTAAAAAATATGACTGTTGCCAACATAAAAGTCAGGATATACAGAGCAAGGTTGAAGTTGAAAACAATGATGGAGGCAGAAGATGAGTGA
- a CDS encoding dienelactone hydrolase family protein encodes MKLLYTIAVTILFVMTAAAAGGVPVKYKVDGEKFEGYYTSPSADAPLVFMVHDWDGLTEYEVKRAQMLNDLGYAVFAVDMFGEGVRPTATADKKKLTGELYKNRERMRKLLYGGMAAASQMGGDINNAVAIGYCFGGAVILELARSGADLKGFVTFHGGLNTPEGQNYADTKGKVLVLHGTADQAVSMEDFASLAVQLEDAKVPHEMTTYSGAPHAFTVFGSPNYHEEADIKSWERFTGFLVETFK; translated from the coding sequence ATGAAATTATTATATACTATTGCTGTAACTATACTTTTTGTAATGACGGCTGCCGCCGCAGGTGGAGTGCCGGTCAAATACAAGGTTGATGGTGAAAAATTTGAAGGTTATTACACTTCGCCTTCCGCAGATGCACCTCTTGTTTTTATGGTGCACGACTGGGACGGGCTGACAGAGTATGAAGTAAAAAGGGCCCAGATGCTGAACGACCTCGGGTATGCAGTTTTTGCTGTGGATATGTTTGGTGAAGGAGTTAGACCCACCGCCACAGCAGATAAGAAGAAACTGACAGGTGAGCTGTACAAGAACCGTGAAAGGATGAGAAAACTTCTTTACGGCGGGATGGCTGCTGCAAGCCAGATGGGGGGCGACATAAATAATGCTGTCGCAATAGGTTATTGCTTCGGCGGTGCGGTAATTCTTGAACTGGCTAGATCCGGCGCTGATCTGAAAGGTTTTGTGACATTTCATGGTGGTCTCAACACTCCTGAAGGGCAGAATTATGCCGATACAAAAGGTAAGGTCTTGGTACTGCACGGAACAGCAGATCAGGCTGTCAGTATGGAGGATTTTGCCTCACTCGCTGTCCAGCTTGAGGATGCGAAAGTTCCCCACGAGATGACAACCTACAGCGGAGCACCTCACGCTTTCACAGTGTTTGGCTCTCCGAATTATCACGAAGAAGCTGACATTAAGTCATGGGAGCGCTTTACAGGCTTCCTTGTTGAAACTTTTAAATAG
- a CDS encoding ABC transporter ATP-binding protein codes for MVKAENLSFCLKSGRKILDNISFKLESSEICAVIGPNGAGKSTLMKIINGIITPSSGQVSLSGRKVSVMNRLDIARKIAYLPQTTNAVPCRVYDSVLLGRKPYISWHPKESDHKLTRKVIAELAIESMQEKCVTELSGGEFQKTLIARAMVQNADILMLDEPINHLDVKNQLEIMDTASNVTYKRKLATMIVMHDLNLALRYATKVLLMNDGKSIYCGSKEGLSEDALSEAYGIKIKIQNIDNKSVVMF; via the coding sequence ATGGTCAAAGCTGAAAACTTATCGTTCTGTCTAAAAAGCGGCAGAAAAATACTTGATAACATATCTTTTAAACTGGAATCATCAGAGATATGCGCCGTTATAGGTCCCAACGGGGCAGGCAAATCCACTCTTATGAAAATTATTAACGGGATAATAACCCCTTCATCGGGGCAGGTCTCCCTCTCTGGTAGGAAGGTCTCAGTAATGAACAGGCTAGACATTGCACGCAAAATTGCATACCTCCCCCAGACTACAAATGCTGTACCATGTAGAGTATACGATTCTGTACTACTTGGACGAAAGCCTTATATAAGCTGGCATCCGAAAGAAAGCGACCACAAACTCACAAGAAAAGTGATAGCAGAACTTGCCATTGAGTCTATGCAGGAAAAATGCGTCACAGAACTTTCCGGAGGAGAATTTCAGAAAACCCTTATAGCAAGAGCGATGGTACAGAATGCCGATATACTCATGCTGGACGAACCGATAAACCATCTGGATGTGAAAAACCAGCTAGAGATCATGGACACTGCAAGCAATGTAACCTATAAACGCAAACTGGCGACTATGATAGTGATGCACGATCTGAATCTCGCTCTCAGATATGCTACTAAAGTTTTGCTGATGAATGACGGTAAATCCATCTACTGCGGTTCGAAAGAAGGATTATCCGAAGATGCTCTTTCTGAAGCATACGGAATAAAAATAAAAATACAGAATATTGATAATAAGAGCGTAGTTATGTTCTGA